The sequence below is a genomic window from Pseudorhizobium banfieldiae.
CAATGAGGAAAAGAAGCCAGTAGCGGAAGTAGCCCGGCTCCTAGGTGTGCATCGCGCCACGCTTTACCGGGCGCTTGATGGCACAGCGGCCGTGTAGAGCGAAACCCCGCGATTTCAGAGATTTCGATTCAAAGGGTTGTAGAATCGGAAGAATCGCGGTTTCCTGTAACTATGAGTCGAACCGCTATACCAGTGAAAGAGAAGGTCGCCGCCCATCGGGAGCGATTGAAGGCGGCCGGCCGTATCTATGTGAACACCGATCTTCCCGCCGATCTGGTCGCGCGTCTTGACCAGATCAAGGAAGCCATGGGCGCGTCATCGCGTGCCCCGATCATTGAAGAAGCTTTGAGGTTCTATATCGAGAACGCACCGAGGGCATGAAATGAAAAA
It includes:
- a CDS encoding ribbon-helix-helix protein, CopG family, yielding MKEKVAAHRERLKAAGRIYVNTDLPADLVARLDQIKEAMGASSRAPIIEEALRFYIENAPRA